The Streptomyces europaeiscabiei genome window below encodes:
- a CDS encoding PhoX family protein gives MRKLLPMIGSHPGGRSAMTCRFRCGDACFHEVPNTSTNAYVGDVIASALSRRSVMRAAAVVSVAGAAGTAVTLGTAPPAAAATTADAAEVAKAAAAKSRAKAARGLRFTAVEPNTADTVTVPEGYRQNVVIRWGEPILRGAPAFDPENQTAKAQAGQFGYNNDFLALLPLPGERGRQLLVANHEYTDEILMFRGYDAANPTRGQVEVAWAAHGLSAVVVEEDRRTGKLSAVPRHHLNRRVTATTEFRLTGPAAGSALLRTSADPTGRKVLGTLNNCSGGTTPWGTTLHGEENFNQYFANSSRTTDKRYGIGTGTTERKWERFDKRFDVAQEPNEVHRFGYVVEFDPYDPSSTPRKHTALGRFKHEAATIRLTSDGRPVVYSGDDERFDYFYKFVGSKRMKKGSSRAVREHNLSLLDEGTLYVAKLTGDSPAIEIDGTGRLPADGEFDGAGEWIPLATATAKGAVSHVDGMTADEVFVFTRVAGDKVGATKMDRPEDIEPNPVTGKVYVALTNNTNRGVGSNAKADEANPRNANKHGQVLELTEHRNRPESTKFGWLLFLVAGDPEDPATYFAGFPKDDVSPISCPDNVAFDAHGNLWISTDGSQLGSHDGLFGVATSGKRRGELKQFLTVPSGAETCGPIIQDRRVLVAVQHPGELDGATVENPKSTWPDGPGKYVRPAVVAVWRADGRDIGV, from the coding sequence GTGCGCAAGCTGCTGCCCATGATCGGCTCGCATCCCGGCGGCCGTTCCGCCATGACCTGTCGGTTCCGCTGTGGTGACGCCTGCTTCCACGAGGTGCCGAACACCAGCACCAACGCCTACGTGGGTGACGTCATCGCGAGCGCGCTGAGCCGCCGCTCGGTGATGAGAGCCGCCGCCGTCGTCTCCGTGGCAGGCGCGGCCGGTACGGCCGTCACGCTCGGCACCGCCCCGCCCGCCGCAGCGGCCACGACGGCGGACGCCGCCGAGGTCGCGAAGGCCGCGGCGGCCAAGAGCAGGGCCAAGGCCGCCCGCGGTCTGCGGTTCACCGCCGTCGAGCCCAACACCGCCGACACCGTGACCGTCCCCGAGGGGTACCGGCAGAACGTCGTCATCCGCTGGGGTGAGCCGATCCTGCGCGGCGCGCCCGCCTTCGACCCGGAGAACCAGACGGCCAAGGCCCAGGCAGGCCAGTTCGGCTACAACAACGACTTCCTGGCGCTGCTCCCGCTGCCCGGCGAGCGCGGCCGTCAGCTCCTCGTCGCGAACCACGAGTACACCGACGAGATCCTGATGTTCCGCGGCTACGACGCCGCCAACCCGACCCGTGGCCAGGTCGAGGTCGCCTGGGCGGCCCATGGACTGTCCGCCGTCGTGGTCGAGGAGGACCGGCGCACCGGCAAGCTCTCCGCCGTGCCCCGGCACCACCTCAACCGGCGTGTCACCGCGACCACCGAGTTCCGGCTGACCGGCCCCGCCGCCGGGTCCGCCCTGCTCAGGACCTCCGCCGACCCGACCGGCCGCAAGGTCCTCGGCACCCTGAACAACTGCTCGGGCGGTACGACGCCCTGGGGCACCACGCTGCACGGCGAGGAGAACTTCAACCAGTACTTCGCGAACAGCAGCCGGACGACCGACAAGCGGTACGGCATCGGCACCGGCACCACCGAGCGCAAGTGGGAGCGGTTCGACAAGCGGTTCGACGTCGCCCAGGAGCCGAACGAGGTGCACCGCTTCGGGTATGTCGTCGAGTTCGATCCGTACGATCCGTCCTCCACGCCGCGCAAGCACACCGCGCTCGGACGGTTCAAGCACGAGGCCGCGACCATCCGGCTGACCTCGGACGGGCGTCCGGTCGTCTACTCCGGTGACGACGAGCGCTTCGACTACTTCTACAAGTTCGTCGGCAGCAAGCGGATGAAGAAGGGGTCGAGCCGCGCCGTCCGTGAGCACAACCTCTCGCTGCTCGACGAGGGCACGCTCTACGTCGCCAAGCTCACCGGTGACTCCCCGGCCATCGAGATCGACGGCACGGGCAGGCTGCCGGCCGACGGTGAGTTCGACGGCGCCGGTGAGTGGATTCCGCTGGCCACCGCCACCGCCAAGGGCGCCGTCTCGCACGTGGACGGGATGACGGCCGACGAGGTCTTCGTCTTCACCCGGGTCGCGGGTGACAAGGTCGGCGCCACCAAGATGGACCGGCCCGAGGACATCGAGCCCAACCCGGTCACCGGCAAGGTCTACGTCGCCCTCACCAACAACACCAACCGCGGTGTCGGCTCCAACGCCAAGGCGGACGAGGCCAACCCGCGCAACGCCAACAAGCACGGTCAGGTCCTCGAACTCACCGAACACCGCAACCGGCCCGAGAGCACGAAGTTCGGCTGGCTGCTGTTCCTCGTCGCGGGCGACCCCGAGGACCCGGCCACCTACTTCGCGGGCTTCCCGAAGGACGACGTCAGTCCGATCTCCTGCCCGGACAACGTCGCCTTCGACGCGCACGGCAACCTGTGGATCTCCACGGACGGCTCGCAGCTCGGCTCGCACGACGGTCTGTTCGGTGTCGCCACGAGCGGAAAGCGGCGCGGTGAGCTGAAGCAGTTCCTGACGGTTCCGAGCGGCGCCGAGACCTGTGGCCCGATCATCCAGGACCGCCGCGTCCTGGTCGCCGTCCAGCACCCGGGCGAGCTCGACGGAGCCACCGTCGAGAACCCGAAGAGCACCTGGCCCGACGGTCCGGGCAAGTACGTCCGTCCGGCGGTCGTCGCGGTGTGGCGCGCCGACGGCCGCGACATCGGCGTCTGA
- a CDS encoding endonuclease/exonuclease/phosphatase family protein, which yields MESATIERPEPMPEPAPEAGKPPRKRHRGKAGLAALLLLGVSLVVASRVADLDAFTPVTQLLAFLPWLLAPTGLALLLALVARWWTGLTWGVIVLAALAWYIEPYAKATEPGGPVLAEVRVMTSNVQFGRGTDALVKAVRRDRPDIVFVEECELTCSARLRDTLGDLSGKSPLYPHRQSVEGYGSTGSVILSRHPLKSAAPIPGSMGMPGAVADIEGHPVRLQLAHPMPPLPGQLATWRRELGALRAYAAKDTRTPTILAGDFNASQDHAAFRAILDTGLSDAARLVGQDRRPTWPSRTTPRFGAQIDHVLVSAEDFSAREVRFRELSGTDHNAVTVDLALHERA from the coding sequence GTGGAGAGCGCGACCATCGAGCGGCCGGAGCCGATGCCGGAACCGGCACCGGAAGCCGGGAAGCCCCCGCGGAAACGGCACCGCGGCAAGGCCGGCCTCGCCGCCCTGCTCCTCCTCGGCGTCAGCCTCGTCGTCGCCTCCCGCGTGGCCGACCTGGACGCCTTCACCCCGGTCACCCAGCTTCTCGCGTTCCTGCCCTGGCTCCTCGCCCCCACCGGCCTGGCACTCCTCCTCGCGCTCGTCGCACGCTGGTGGACCGGCCTGACCTGGGGCGTGATCGTCCTCGCCGCGCTCGCCTGGTACATCGAGCCGTACGCCAAGGCGACCGAGCCGGGCGGACCGGTGCTCGCCGAGGTACGGGTGATGACGTCGAACGTGCAGTTCGGCCGCGGCACCGACGCCCTCGTCAAGGCCGTACGCCGCGACCGCCCCGACATCGTCTTCGTCGAGGAGTGCGAACTCACCTGCTCGGCCAGGCTCCGCGACACCCTCGGCGACCTGAGCGGGAAGAGCCCGCTCTACCCTCACCGCCAGTCCGTCGAGGGCTACGGCTCCACCGGCTCCGTCATCCTCAGCCGCCACCCCCTGAAGTCCGCCGCCCCGATCCCCGGCTCGATGGGCATGCCCGGCGCGGTCGCCGACATCGAGGGCCACCCCGTACGGCTGCAGCTGGCGCACCCCATGCCCCCGCTGCCGGGACAGCTGGCCACCTGGCGGCGGGAGCTGGGCGCGCTGCGGGCGTACGCGGCGAAGGACACCCGGACGCCGACCATCCTGGCCGGGGACTTCAACGCCTCCCAGGACCACGCGGCCTTCCGCGCCATCCTCGACACCGGTCTGAGCGACGCCGCCCGGCTGGTCGGGCAGGACCGGAGGCCGACCTGGCCCTCCCGGACGACGCCGAGGTTCGGCGCCCAGATCGACCACGTCCTCGTCTCCGCCGAGGACTTCTCCGCACGCGAGGTCCGCTTCCGGGAACTGTCCGGCACCGACCACAACGCCGTCACCGTGGACCTCGCCCTGCACGAGCGCGCGTGA
- a CDS encoding alpha/beta fold hydrolase — MTTFLTYEDKGEAGPSHPLPLVLIHGHPFDRTMWHPQISAFAASRRVIAPDLRGYGESPVVPGVTPLPAFAEDVAALLDDLGVRDFVLGGLSMGGQIAMECYRQYPHRVRGLLLADTFPAAETPQGRRTRNAMADRLLREGMTGYADEVLYKMVAPYADAEVAAQVRRMMTATDPEGAAAALRGRAERPDYRELLTRVGVPALVVVGADDEYTPVSDAEGMHAALPDSTLHVIEGAAHLPNLERPDEFNKILEDFLARLDHLD; from the coding sequence ATGACCACCTTCCTCACATACGAGGACAAAGGGGAAGCGGGACCGTCCCACCCCCTTCCTCTCGTCCTCATCCACGGCCACCCCTTCGACCGCACGATGTGGCACCCCCAGATCAGCGCGTTCGCCGCCTCCCGCCGCGTCATCGCCCCCGACCTGCGCGGCTACGGCGAGTCCCCCGTGGTCCCGGGCGTCACCCCGCTCCCGGCCTTCGCCGAGGACGTCGCCGCGCTCCTGGACGACCTCGGGGTCCGCGACTTCGTCCTCGGGGGCCTCTCCATGGGCGGCCAGATCGCGATGGAGTGCTACCGCCAGTACCCGCACCGCGTCCGCGGCCTCCTCCTCGCCGACACCTTCCCCGCCGCCGAGACCCCTCAGGGCAGGCGCACCCGCAACGCCATGGCGGACCGGCTGCTGCGCGAGGGCATGACGGGGTACGCCGACGAGGTGCTGTACAAGATGGTCGCGCCCTACGCGGACGCGGAGGTCGCGGCCCAGGTGCGCCGCATGATGACGGCCACCGACCCCGAGGGCGCGGCGGCGGCCCTGCGCGGTCGCGCCGAACGCCCCGACTACCGCGAGCTGCTCACCCGCGTCGGCGTCCCGGCCCTGGTCGTCGTGGGCGCCGACGACGAGTACACCCCCGTCTCCGACGCGGAGGGCATGCACGCCGCCCTCCCCGACTCCACCCTCCACGTCATCGAGGGCGCCGCCCACCTGCCGAACCTGGAGCGCCCGGACGAGTTCAACAAGATCCTGGAGGACTTCCTGGCTCGGCTGGACCACCTGGACTGA
- a CDS encoding aminotransferase-like domain-containing protein codes for MADYRRIADRVADDIAAGRLQPGDRLPPQRVFARRRGIAGSTAGRVYAELVRRGLVVGEVGRGTFVRAAPPGPAGRALAEPAGSEPVNLELNYPSAPGQSELLAAGIAPLLRPDVLTDALRTAPATGTAAAREAAAGLLATGGWRPAPDRFLFAGNARQAIAAALAHLVRPGGRVGVEALTYPLVKEIAGRLGVTLVPLATDGQGVRPEAVVAAHRAAPLSAVYVQPTLHNPTSVTMGGVRRAELARVVRESDLPVIEDRIWSFLADGDRGEGDSGEDVPPPLALFAPERVFVVDGLSKRVAPGLTVGFLVVPQGRVEGAADALRSGGWTAGRFALEAGVRWIGDGTVGRLVAAKRADAAARQRLVAEHLAGFAVRGDPRAYYAWWELPEPWRADTFCAAAAQRGVAVTPGSAFSVPTVGAGRGPVGSGPVAGAGRRAGAGGPVAGAGPGSGALGGADRVPPRPAEGPPSPRRWGERSRAGQPWAAAPASDCVRLGLASVPPSELARALRTLGEVARAGP; via the coding sequence ATGGCTGACTACCGGCGTATCGCCGATCGCGTCGCGGACGACATCGCCGCCGGGCGGCTGCAGCCCGGTGACCGGCTGCCGCCGCAGCGGGTGTTCGCGCGGCGGCGGGGGATCGCCGGGTCCACCGCCGGACGGGTGTACGCGGAGCTGGTGCGGCGCGGGCTGGTGGTGGGAGAGGTCGGGCGCGGCACGTTCGTACGGGCGGCGCCGCCGGGACCGGCCGGGCGGGCGCTGGCCGAGCCGGCCGGCTCGGAGCCCGTGAACCTGGAGCTCAACTATCCCTCCGCGCCCGGCCAGTCGGAGCTGCTGGCCGCCGGGATCGCGCCGCTGCTACGGCCGGACGTGCTGACGGACGCGCTGCGCACGGCCCCGGCGACCGGTACGGCCGCCGCGCGCGAGGCCGCGGCCGGGCTGCTCGCCACGGGGGGCTGGCGCCCGGCCCCGGACCGGTTCCTCTTCGCCGGGAACGCCCGCCAGGCCATCGCGGCGGCCCTCGCCCACCTCGTACGGCCCGGGGGCCGCGTCGGCGTCGAGGCCCTCACGTATCCGCTGGTCAAGGAGATCGCCGGTCGGCTGGGGGTGACCCTGGTGCCGCTCGCGACGGACGGGCAGGGGGTGCGGCCGGAGGCCGTGGTCGCCGCGCACCGGGCGGCGCCGTTGTCGGCGGTGTATGTGCAGCCGACGTTGCACAATCCGACGTCCGTGACGATGGGCGGCGTACGGCGGGCCGAGCTCGCCCGTGTGGTGCGGGAGTCCGACCTGCCGGTGATCGAGGACCGGATCTGGTCGTTCCTGGCGGACGGGGATCGTGGTGAAGGGGACTCCGGCGAGGACGTGCCGCCGCCGTTGGCCCTGTTCGCGCCGGAACGGGTGTTCGTCGTCGACGGGTTGTCCAAGCGGGTCGCGCCGGGGCTGACGGTCGGGTTTCTGGTGGTGCCGCAGGGGCGGGTCGAGGGGGCGGCGGACGCGTTGCGTTCGGGGGGCTGGACGGCGGGGCGGTTCGCGCTGGAGGCGGGGGTGCGGTGGATCGGGGACGGGACGGTCGGGCGGCTGGTCGCGGCGAAGCGGGCGGACGCGGCGGCACGGCAGCGGCTGGTCGCCGAGCATCTCGCGGGGTTCGCCGTACGGGGGGATCCGCGGGCGTACTACGCGTGGTGGGAGTTGCCGGAGCCGTGGCGTGCCGACACGTTCTGCGCGGCGGCGGCCCAGAGGGGGGTGGCGGTGACTCCGGGGTCGGCGTTCAGCGTGCCGACGGTGGGGGCCGGCCGGGGGCCCGTCGGCAGCGGGCCGGTGGCCGGTGCGGGGCGGAGGGCCGGGGCCGGTGGCCCGGTGGCCGGTGCGGGGCCGGGTTCGGGCGCGCTCGGCGGCGCTGACAGGGTGCCGCCGCGCCCGGCGGAGGGACCCCCGTCGCCCCGACGGTGGGGTGAGCGTTCTCGGGCGGGGCAGCCCTGGGCGGCCGCTCCCGCCTCCGACTGCGTCAGGCTGGGGCTCGCGTCGGTTCCTCCGTCGGAGTTGGCGAGGGCGTTGCGGACGCTCGGCGAAGTCGCGCGAGCCGGCCCGTGA
- a CDS encoding DUF7144 family membrane protein encodes MAQHSTAPRSNATSQETPTSHRETRSEWAHGGMVFAGVLMMVIGVMSILNGIAGIATDDVYANFGNYVFEFSLTTWGWIHLVIGLAVLGTGYAVIQGHTWARAVGIALTSLFAIEYFMFLPYAPVWSVICIGIAVFVMWSLATAPDSHAHGM; translated from the coding sequence ATGGCCCAGCACAGCACCGCACCGCGTTCGAACGCCACGTCGCAGGAGACGCCGACGTCCCACCGGGAGACCCGCTCGGAGTGGGCCCACGGCGGGATGGTCTTCGCCGGTGTCCTGATGATGGTCATCGGCGTCATGAGCATCCTCAACGGCATCGCGGGGATCGCCACGGACGACGTGTACGCGAACTTCGGGAACTACGTCTTCGAGTTCAGCCTCACCACGTGGGGCTGGATCCACCTGGTGATCGGACTCGCCGTCCTGGGCACCGGCTATGCCGTCATCCAGGGCCACACCTGGGCTCGTGCGGTGGGCATCGCCCTGACGTCCCTGTTCGCCATCGAGTACTTCATGTTCCTGCCGTACGCCCCCGTCTGGTCCGTCATCTGCATCGGCATCGCGGTGTTCGTGATGTGGTCCCTGGCGACGGCCCCGGACTCCCACGCGCACGGCATGTGA